One genomic window of Polyangium aurulentum includes the following:
- a CDS encoding glutathione S-transferase family protein has protein sequence MWLAFTSPFARKVRIAAHELGLAGQIELQETDPWTDPRLRAVNPLAKVPTLVLEDGEILYESSAICDSLDERAGGGRLIPRSGRERRRALRLQGLTDGAATAAGRLFAAERRAAPDPMSPRFEQAIAASLDALETEALSTEVFTIAEVGVACLLGYLDFRWPERAFLAGRPGLSDWWTAVADRPSIIETAHRLPAVTSPSSP, from the coding sequence TTGTGGCTCGCCTTCACCTCGCCCTTCGCCCGCAAGGTCCGCATCGCCGCCCACGAGCTGGGCCTCGCAGGACAGATCGAGCTTCAGGAAACCGATCCGTGGACCGATCCGCGCCTGCGGGCGGTCAATCCCCTGGCCAAGGTCCCGACCCTGGTCCTCGAAGATGGCGAGATTCTCTACGAGTCGTCCGCCATCTGCGATTCCCTGGACGAGCGGGCCGGCGGCGGGCGGCTCATTCCCCGTTCCGGCCGCGAGCGTCGTCGCGCATTGCGGCTGCAGGGCCTGACCGACGGCGCGGCCACGGCCGCCGGGCGACTGTTCGCCGCCGAGCGCCGCGCCGCGCCGGATCCGATGAGCCCGAGGTTCGAGCAAGCGATCGCCGCGTCGCTCGACGCGCTCGAGACCGAGGCGCTATCGACGGAGGTTTTCACGATTGCCGAGGTCGGGGTCGCGTGCCTGCTCGGCTATCTCGACTTCCGCTGGCCCGAGCGCGCCTTTCTCGCAGGACGCCCGGGCCTTTCGGATTGGTGGACGGCAGTGGCGGATCGCCCTTCGATCATCGAGACGGCGCACCGCTTGCCGGCGGTCACTTCACCCA